The Vanrija pseudolonga chromosome 1, complete sequence genomic sequence GCTAACACCTCACCGACGGGCAAGTCCGTGGGATTACACTCCAAGGCCTGCCTGGCCCCTCACTTCACTCAGCGGCGCCCGCGTCACAAGTCTTATGTCACACTATAGCATATCCGGCCATCACCATCTTCATTAGACGATTAGCTTAGCTCATGCAACCGACTGTCCCCGTTTACACAACTGCCAACTGCATACTGATAACACAAATGACTATCTGCGGCTACCAAACGTATCATTGTTCAATCGCGCTCGACATCGCGCCATCGCTACGACCGCACCGTAGTCGCCGTAGGCAGCACCAATGCAGGCGGGAACGCTGCTCCGGGCTTCTTTTGCCGGCGGCTCAGAAGCGTGGCGTTGTTGATGTCGAGCTCAAACACATTCTtcgcgcctcgtccccgGTCGCGCGTTCCCGCACGGCCATCGTACAACACTGATtcggcctcgcgccggtTGGCGCCACCACGGCCCACATAGTGGGTGACAACGGGGTCCTTGACGCCCGCCGCAGCGTTTGCGGCCGCCCTGGCGCGGTGCTCGTCGATCTGGCGCGCAACAGCCTCGCCGTGCCGTCTCTTGGCCTCTTCGAGCTGCACCTgggcgtcttcctcctcgtcgtcctcgttgagCGCATTGAGGAATCCGCCGCCCGAAGCATTGTGggctcgtcgcctcgctccctcctcctccatgcGATGGACGGCGTACGTGATGTCAAAcgcctccttgagctggccAACACCAGGCGACCTGCCCTCGCGGTTGCCCGCGCGTATAGACGCAATGAGTGGCGAGTCGACGGGCGCCTGTCCGGCAATGGGAGGGGGGCGGGTGGTCGCGGCAGGAGCTGGGGGGCCCTGCTTGATCCAAGGGTGGGCGAGGAACTCGTCAATCGTGTAGCGCTGAGCCGGGTCGACGCAGAGAAGATGCGTGATGAGGTCctttgccgacgccgaaaTGTCGTCCCACCACGGGCTAAGGAACGTGTAGTAGCCACGGGCGACCTTTTCTGTGAGGACGTTGATGCTCTCGTCGTAGAATGCTGCGCACTGTCAGCGGGTGAAACATTACGCCAAACTCACGAGGGAAGCCACACAGCAGGGTGTACAGGACACAGCCAAGAGCCCACATGTCCACAGACTTGCTATATCTCTCGTCCTTGACAATCTCAGGGGCAGTGTATCCCACGGTGCCGCATGGAGTCATCGTCTGCTCGTCCCAGACAATCTTGGACAGTCCAAAGTCGGCAATCTTGACCTTGCCAataccaccaccgccgacgcccggGGTGAACTCTCCCTcatcctccttctcctcgtcgtacgGGCGATGGATCGGGTGCTTGGACGGGACGACGGGGATGCGCTCGAAGAGGAGGTTCTCCGGCTTGATGTCACGATGAACAACGCCGCACACCTCGTGCAGGTAGCGaatgccctcggcgacctgcaGAATGACGTGACGAGACAACTCCTCGGAGAAGTACGTGAGCTTGACAATCTGGTGGAAAAGCTCGCCACCTTCGAGCACTGCCATGTCAGCACAAACACATGCCTGCGACCACTCACGCTCGAGGATCAAGAAGTAGTGCTCTTCACTCTCAAAGAAGCCGAGCAGCTTGACAATGCTCTCGTGGTCGATGCCGCGCATGATCTGCACCTCCTTGAGGATGTTGGCGCGCTGGGACATTAGCAGCTGGACCGTGTCCGATCGCCCGTGCATTCCCCACTCACCTCGGTCACACGGGGACGCTTCTTAAAGTTCTGGTTCAGGTGCCGGTTGCCATTCTGAGTCGAATGCAACTCGTACTTGCGCACGACCTTGATAGcgaccttcttgccgttACGGTTGTCGATCGCCTTGTACACGTTGGAGAATGCACCGTCGCCCATCTTCTCAACGAGCGTGTAGTCGTCGAGGCCCTGACGAGTCAGCACGGGATCGCACAGATCTCACGGTCAGCACGTACGTCGTACTTCGGCATCCTGTCACCCTGTGCCTTCTCCTCTGCGACAatcttctcggcctcctcgcggtAGTTTGGCTGTTGAGGAACGGCAGCGGTCTTCTCAGACTTGGTCACTGCGGGAGCCTGGGCTGCCGATTGCGACGTTGAAGCCtgggctggtggtgctgctgccgccgccgccggggcagACTGAGCCTCTGGGGCAGCCTGCTCCTTTGCAGCACGGCGTTCACGCTCAGCGTGGGCCTGCTTGCCATGTCGGAGGATCTCTGCACTGGTTAGGTGTGTTCTCGCGATGGCCATTGGCGGTGTTGCTGAGTGAGATGGGGGCGTGGGATCCGCTGACAAAGACAGGAACCAGAGCCGCGACCGGTGCGCGTGTGGTGTGTTTATGGGGAGTTTGGAATGTACACGACTGAAGGAAAGCCACTGCAAGAATGGGAACCGGGCATCAAAAGGAGTGCTTGTGTGCCCAGACCTTTTGCAAGCCAGGAGCCGTGTctttgcgcgccgccgccgccgcgtctaCGGTCCAATCTCAATGGGATTGACACGGTGCCCATGACGCAATGAGCGCCGTTGATGAAGGGCGGCGTTGCCGCGTCGTCTctccccacccccctcgTCCTTCCCTCTGGCCTCTTCGACGTCACGCACGCCACCAGGAATGAGATGGAAAGGGTTTTTGGAATACTATGGCTTGATGCTTACGCTTGAAACTGGACAACATTGAGTCTTGATCGGTGATGCGGATGTTCTCGAGCTTGTTGATGGCGACTTTAAAGtcttggcggcgggtgcggggcgagcggccaGTAGCTGTAGTAGAAGTGGTGCTCTTGGCGGTGTTGTCTAAGCTTGCAGTCGCGGCGAAGTGTGCTGCGTTGACGGATGCGGTATGCGGCTTTGCTGGAGCGGCTGGTTTGGGCTGAAAGTGATGATGATGGAGCGACGTCTTTTCGCCGTGCTTTTGACTGTGGTAGTGATGAATTGCAGTTGCAGAGGAACGACGACCTGCGAGGGCGGACGGGACGCTGCTCTTTGGCGCCGATGCGGACGATGACGCTGAGGTGACGGATGTCCTGttggtgggcgacgacggcgaggttgaaAGCGCCGAGAAGCTGAACTTGCTGCTTATGGGTGACGACGAGTCTGTGGTTGAGAATGATTCGCCCAGGTCTGACAAAGGAACAATGCTGCTTGGGGAGCGTAGAGGCAAGTTTGTTGTGGATTGGGAGGATGCAAGTTGATCGAGTGATGCAAACGAGGGAATCGCacgtggaggtggtggtggtggaggaggaggaggaggaagggaggAAATGGTGGGAGGTGCCAGGTCGTTATTAGAGCgggaaggaggagaaggaggaggagggaaggaggaggacgaagtGAATGGCTGTATGACGGCAACGATTTCTAAATGGGACAAGTCGGCAGTTTATAGGGGGGGTTTGGCTTTGGGGTGGGCAGATTGACTTTTGGCTGGCCAGACGTCGTCTTGCAGTAGCAGCACCTAGTTGGACGAGCGATCCCCAGCAAGGTTGACGAGGCGTCGAGTGACTAAGGGGCAGCAGCAAAAGCAGCAGCGATGATCCAGCAAGAGtagcgaggccgaggcgagaTTG encodes the following:
- the srk1 gene encoding Serine/threonine-protein kinase srk1 codes for the protein MLSSFKQILRHGKQAHAERERRAAKEQAAPEAQSAPAAAAAAPPAQASTSQSAAQAPAVTKSEKTAAVPQQPNYREEAEKIVAEEKAQGDRMPKYDGLDDYTLVEKMGDGAFSNVYKAIDNRNGKKVAIKVVRKYELHSTQNGNRHLNQNFKKRPRVTERANILKEVQIMRGIDHESIVKLLGFFESEEHYFLILELLEGGELFHQIVKLTYFSEELSRHVILQVAEGIRYLHEVCGVVHRDIKPENLLFERIPVVPSKHPIHRPYDEEKEDEGEFTPGVGGGGIGKVKIADFGLSKIVWDEQTMTPCGTVGYTAPEIVKDERYSKSVDMWALGCVLYTLLCGFPPFYDESINVLTEKVARGYYTFLSPWWDDISASAKDLITHLLCVDPAQRYTIDEFLAHPWIKQGPPAPAATTRPPPIAGQAPVDSPLIASIRAGNREGRSPGVGQLKEAFDITYAVHRMEEEGARRRAHNASGGGFLNALNEDDEEEDAQVQLEEAKRRHGEAVARQIDEHRARAAANAAAGVKDPVVTHYVGRGGANRREAESVLYDGRAGTRDRGRGAKNVFELDINNATLLSRRQKKPGAAFPPALVLPTATTVRS